In the Leguminivora glycinivorella isolate SPB_JAAS2020 chromosome 14, LegGlyc_1.1, whole genome shotgun sequence genome, one interval contains:
- the LOC125233681 gene encoding uncharacterized protein K02A2.6-like: MAVNYVNYHIEPFDGRDFDTFELQLQCLISLNNVPEDKKVALLITKVTPKVLETLNHMCAPAKPTEKSFADLIKLLEDRYNKSTSVPVDRAEFRKCNQKAEESIEEYIIRLKKAAKKCNFKDFKDQVKEKLIDGVYSSIVKFELLKNGNQTLEELTTLARTVEAAWLQTKTKMPAETPVEEPASSMFFVKKSTQSKPKQIQNKANRGSTASGKSLKCYCCGKNNHLKSECSLKNKFCSECGQQGHLYKMCPKNHKMNLLEINSEVENKNCDIEQSIQGLFPDSDEYYNIYTCKSTTNKVPPCIMDCRVNGVTFKFELDTGSESTTILQKDVETLNLIHDVKETNVNFINYDQISSKPLGILHNVTFKLNNETKNVDLFVVENYKTRLLGRDMLKKFGMWPLNINKNEVMDPVKTIKENFSEVFTPGWGNFKGECISLKLKENAQPKCLPVRTVPFALKEKVSQEIKRLLDNKRIEPVKYSKWGTPVVPILKPDGSVRLCGDYKVTLNPQLEIDRFPLPHVEDIFNKLRGAEYYCELDLREAYLQAPLDVQSQDLTVIVTEIGTFKYKYLPYGVSTGPGSFQRLMAQKLQDIPNVIVFIDNIYMCGKTMSEMTKTLESVLSILKECEFKLKVEKCKFFRTSIDVFGYRIDKQGIKIIKENIEPILNLDPPENVTMLRSF; the protein is encoded by the coding sequence ATGGCGGTGAATTACGTAAATTATCACATAGAACCCTTCGATGGACGCGATTTTGACACATTCGAGTTGCAATTACAATGTTTAATTAGCTTGAATAATGTACCCGAGGACAAGAAAGTGGCATTGTTAATCACTAAAGTTACACCAAAAGTATTGGAAACCCTGAATCACATGTGTGCGCCTGCAAAACCAACAGAAAAGTCATTTGCTGACCTCATCAAGCTATTGGAAGATAGATATAACAAATCCACTTCTGTGCCTGTGGACCGTGCAGAATTCCGAAAATGTAACCAAAAGGCAGAAGAAAGCATAGAAGAATACATTATACGATTGAAGAAAGCGGCTAAGAAATGTAACTTTAAAGATTTCAAAGACCAGGTCAAAGAAAAACTTATTGACGGCGTGTATTCATCCATTGTCAAATTTGAATTACTTAAAAATGGAAACCAGACACTGGAGGAACTAACCACCTTAGCTCGGACGGTGGAAGCGGCTTGGCTACAGACAAAAACGAAGATGCCCGCAGAGACGCCAGTGGAGGAACCGGCTTCCAGTATGTTTTTTGTCAAGAAGAGTACACAGAGTAAGccaaaacaaatacaaaataaagcCAACCGCGGGTCAACAGCATCTGGTAAGTCACTGAAGTGTTATTGTTGTGGTAAAAATAACCATTTAAAAAGTGAGTGTAgtttaaaaaacaaattttgctCGGAATGTGGCCAGCAGGGTCACTTGTACAAAATGTGTCCTAAAAATCATAAAATGAACCTTCTTGAAATTAACAGTGAAGTGGAAAataaaaactgtgacattgagCAGTCGATTCAAGGACTTTTCCCAGATAGTGATGAATACTATAATATTTACACTTGTAAATCAACCACAAATAAGGTACCACCATGCATCATGGACTGTAGGGTGAATGGAGTgacattcaaatttgaattagaCACAGGTTCGGAATCTACAACCATTTTGCAAAAAGACGTGGAAACCTTAAATTTAATACATGATGTAAAAGAAACTAATGTGAATTTCATTAATTATGATCAAATATCCTCAAAGCCATTGGGAATATTGCATAACGtaacatttaaattaaataacgaAACTAAGAATGTAGACTTATTTGTGGTTGAAAACTATAAGACAAGATTGTTAGGCAGAGATATGCTAAAAAAATTTGGTATGTGGCCATTAAACATCAATAAAAATGAAGTGATGGACCCAGTAAAGACTATAAAAGAAAATTTTTCTGAAGTGTTTACTCCAGGGTGGGGGAATTTTAAGGGCGAATGCATATCCttgaaattaaaagaaaatgcaCAACCCAAATGCTTGCCTGTTAGAACAGTGCCATTTGCACTAAAAGAAAAAGTATCCCAAGAAATAAAGAGGTTGTTAGACAACAAAAGAATAGAACCTGTAAAATATAGCAAATGGGGAACGCCAGTGGTGCCTATATTAAAGCCTGACGGGTCCGTGCGCTTGTGTGGTGATTATAAGGTAACTTTAAATCCACAACTAGAAATAGATCGCTTTCCACTGCCACATGTAGAAgacattttcaataaattaaggGGTGCAGAGTACTATTGTGAATTGGACCTCCGAGAAGCTTATCTACAGGCACCACTAGACGTCCAGTCACAAGATTTAACTGTGATCGTGACAGAAATAGGCacgtttaaatataaatacctaccttaCGGAGTAAGTACTGGACCTGGGTCCTTTCAAAGGTTGATGGCTCAAAAATTGCAGGACATACCTAATGTGATTGTTTTTATTGACAATATATACATGTGCGGAAAAACAATGTCAGAAATGACAAAGACACTTGAGTCAGTTTTAAGTATATTAAAGGAATGTGAATTCAAATTAAAGGTTGAAAAGTGTAAGTTTTTCCGAACAAGTATAGACGTTTTTGGGTATAGAATAGATAAACAaggaattaaaattataaaagaaaatattgaaCCCATATTGAACCTGGACCCACCAGAAAATGTGACAATGTTACGTTC